From Carassius gibelio isolate Cgi1373 ecotype wild population from Czech Republic chromosome B23, carGib1.2-hapl.c, whole genome shotgun sequence, the proteins below share one genomic window:
- the LOC128012197 gene encoding eukaryotic translation initiation factor 4E type 2-like isoform X2 produces the protein MNEFEHLKEEDCGEEEEMKDSNESDGGSINNNNNNIRRKTVTPGAGEHPLQYNYTFWYSRRTPSRPANTQSYEQNIRQMGTVASVEQFWKLYSHLVRPGDLTGHSDFHLFKEGIKPMWEDEANKNGGKWIIRLRKGLASRFWENIILAMLGEQFMVGEEICGVVVSIRFQEDILSIWNKTANDQVTTSRIRDTLRRVLNLPPNTIMEYKTHNDSLKDNSSFRNTKITL, from the exons ATGAACGAGTTTGAACA TTTAAAGGAGGAAGACTGTGGTGAGGAGGAGGAGATGAAGGACAGTAATGAGAGCGACGGAGGatcaatcaacaacaacaacaacaacatcagacgcaag acggTGACCCCCGGCGCAGGCGAGCATCCGCTGCAGTATAACTACACGTTCTGGTATTCGCGCCGGACCCCCAGCAGACCCGCTAACACACAGAGCTACGAGCAGAACATCAGACAGATGGGCACGGTGGCGTCG GTGGAGCAGTTCTGGAAGCTCTACAGTCACCTGGTGCGACCCGGAGACCTGACGGGACACAGCGACTTCCACCTCTTCAAAGAGGGAATCAAACCTATgtgggag gaCGAGGCCAATAAGAACGGAGGGAAGTGGATCATCCGGCTGAGGAAGGGTCTGGCGTCTCGTTTCTGGGAGAACATCATCCTGGCCATGCTGGGCGAGCAGTTCATGGTGGGAGAGGAGATCTGCGGGGTCGTGGTGTCCATCCGCTTCCAG GAGGATATTCTGTCCATCTGGAATAAAACGGCTAACGATCAGGTGACCACGTCACGGATACGAGACACACTGCGGCGCGTGCTCAACCTGCCGCCGAACACCATCATGGAGTACAAGACACACAACGACAGCCTCAA AGATAACTCCAGCTTCAGGAACACCAAGATCACTTTGTGA
- the LOC128012197 gene encoding eukaryotic translation initiation factor 4E type 2-like isoform X1 produces the protein MNEFEHLKEEDCGEEEEMKDSNESDGGSINNNNNNIRRKTVTPGAGEHPLQYNYTFWYSRRTPSRPANTQSYEQNIRQMGTVASVEQFWKLYSHLVRPGDLTGHSDFHLFKEGIKPMWEDEANKNGGKWIIRLRKGLASRFWENIILAMLGEQFMVGEEICGVVVSIRFQEDILSIWNKTANDQVTTSRIRDTLRRVLNLPPNTIMEYKTHNDSLKYVSHLRYTSQSET, from the exons ATGAACGAGTTTGAACA TTTAAAGGAGGAAGACTGTGGTGAGGAGGAGGAGATGAAGGACAGTAATGAGAGCGACGGAGGatcaatcaacaacaacaacaacaacatcagacgcaag acggTGACCCCCGGCGCAGGCGAGCATCCGCTGCAGTATAACTACACGTTCTGGTATTCGCGCCGGACCCCCAGCAGACCCGCTAACACACAGAGCTACGAGCAGAACATCAGACAGATGGGCACGGTGGCGTCG GTGGAGCAGTTCTGGAAGCTCTACAGTCACCTGGTGCGACCCGGAGACCTGACGGGACACAGCGACTTCCACCTCTTCAAAGAGGGAATCAAACCTATgtgggag gaCGAGGCCAATAAGAACGGAGGGAAGTGGATCATCCGGCTGAGGAAGGGTCTGGCGTCTCGTTTCTGGGAGAACATCATCCTGGCCATGCTGGGCGAGCAGTTCATGGTGGGAGAGGAGATCTGCGGGGTCGTGGTGTCCATCCGCTTCCAG GAGGATATTCTGTCCATCTGGAATAAAACGGCTAACGATCAGGTGACCACGTCACGGATACGAGACACACTGCGGCGCGTGCTCAACCTGCCGCCGAACACCATCATGGAGTACAAGACACACAACGACAGCCTCAAGTACGTCTCTCATCTGAGATACACGAGTCAGTCTGAGACCTGA
- the LOC128011199 gene encoding uncharacterized protein LOC128011199, producing MNLKKSNVEPRQETVFVGLVLNTLTMTAYLSPQRVARLSALALSFRLGKRMELAQFQRLLGMISAAIKVVPLGLLKARPLQWWINKFQLHPKLHRRVKLKVTQKCVQALRPWISSSRLGQGVPLGNIPARRMVVTTDASLKGWGAVWQGRSVRGSWMFPWTMEHINVLELRAIYLSLRHLIPFLQDRHVLVRTDNMSAVYYINHQGGTRSLRCLQETRRLLFWAHPRLASLRAIYIPGKVNRAADLLSRTGPLPGEWRLHPEVVHLIWTRFGRAHTDLFASAETTHCKMWFSLSGQGGPLGLDALSHEWPGGLLYAFPPLPLIPHVLKRVDLGCYKILLIAPKWPKRHWFPLLLRLVQGHPWPLPTRTDLLSQVEGQIWHPNPATLQLWVWPLLSPSLVS from the coding sequence ATGAATCTCAAAAAAAGCAATGTCGAACCACGGCAAGAGACCGTATTTGTAGGGTTAGTTTTGAACACCTTAACAATGACCGCATATCTGTCCCCACAGAGGGTAGCAAGGTTATCTGCCCTGGCACTATCTTTCCGCTTAGGCAAGCGGATGGAGTTGGCACAGTTCCAAAGATTACTGGGGATGATATCGGCAGCAATAAAGGTAGTGCCTCTGGGATTGCTCAAAGCACGACCATTGCAATGGTGGATCAACAAATTTCAACTCCACCCAAAATTACACAGGCGAGTGAAGTTGAAAGTCACACAGAAATGTGTTCAGGCTCTGCGTCCATGGATAAGCAGCAGCAGGTTGGGTCAAGGTGTTCCTCTGGGAAATATACCAGCGAGGAGAATGGTGGTGACAACCGATGCTTCTCTGAAAGGTTGGGGGGCTGTCTGGCAAGGAAGATCAGTCAGAGGCTCATGGATGTTCCCATGGACTATGGAACACATCAATGTGCTGGAGCTGAGAGCAATCTATCTGTCTTTGAGACACTTGATTCCGTTCCTACAGGACAGGCATGTCCTTGTAAGAACCGACAATATGTCGGCAGTTTATTACATCAATCACCAAGGAGGCACCAGGTCATTGCGCTGCCTCCAGGAAACCAGGAGACTTCTGTTTTGGGCTCACCCGAGACTCGCCTCTCTCAGGGCAATTTACATACCCGGAAAAGTGAACCGGGCAGCGGATCTCCTCTCCCGAACTGGACCTCTCCCAGgggaatggcgattacacccggAGGTGGTGCATCTCATTTGGACCCGGTTTGGGAGAGCCCACACCGACCTGTTTGCATCAGCCGAGACAACCCATTGCAAGATGTGGTTCTCTCTGAGTGGCCAAGGAGGGCCTTTGGGACTGGATGCACTGTCTCACGAGTGGCCGGGAGGTTTATTATATGCTTTTCCTCCCCTACCATTGATTCCTCATGTGCTCAAAAGGGTGGATCTGGGATGTTACAAGATCTTACTGATCGCCCCGAAATGGCCAAAGAGACATTGGTTCCCACTTCTCCTACGTCTGGTACAGGGCCATCCATGGCCACTACCAACCAGAACAGACCTTCTCTCTCAAGTGGAGGGACAGATCTGGCACCCAAACCCAGCCACATTACAACTCTGGGTTTGGCCCCTACTGAGCCCCTCTCTTGTCAGCTAG